TTAAATACGCGATCGCTAATCAAGGCGGCATGCACTTTGCGGGGGTTCGCTGACGCATAGTCACTGTGCGTTTTGCGCTACTGGTGAGGCTGATCCGATTTCCCACCTATGTCACGAAAGGAGACGACCGATGCTCGATAAATACACTATCCGCCAAGACGATATGCCGAAAGAAATGCGGTTTCTCTTGGAAAAATACCCGCGCGACAGCTGGGATGCGCACCCTGGGTTCAAAGAAAAAACCAAGCATTGGCTCGGCGCACACCTGATGTTCCACCACTTGGCGGAACGTATTCGATTGGACACGGAAAATGTGTTGAACAACGATTTGGGGTTGGACGATTATGCTGGGCGGCTGTCCCACTATGGCGGCAACCTGGTCGGGAGCCTGCATGGTCATCACGGCTGGGAAGATCGTAGCTATTTCCCTGAATTGTCGACTGCAGACCCGCGATTTGATGCGGGGCTTGAGCTTCTGGAACAGGATCACGCCGATCTGAACAAGGTGTTGGATGATTTCACCCGCGCAGCGAACCGTGTGATCAAACTGTCTGCTCTGGATGAGGCCCAGGCCTATGATGAGACCGGGCAGCTCCATGCGACAAGCAAAGCGATCAAAGCGTTTCTGGAACGCCACTTGAGTGATGAAGAAGAATTGGCCGTACCAATTATCTTGCATCACAGACTCAGAGGATGATGCTGACGTCATGATCGACACATCTATTGAAGAAGACCAGACTGCCATCACTGAGCGCCGCGCACGGGGTGAATTTGTGCGCGGCGTCAGCGGCTTTCGCCACGCCGTTGGCGATCCGGATTTTCCTGCAGAACCCAACCGATATCACCTGTTTGTGGCGCTGAATTGCCCGTGGTGTCATCGCGTGACCTTGGCGCGCAGTGTTCTGGGGTTGCAGGACGGCGTCACGATGGATGTGGCATTTCCCAACCGCACTGGCAAAGACGATCCAGAAGGACCGAACCTGTGGGAGTTCGCACCCAACCGCATTGCTTCGCTCACAAGCGAGACCTTGCCAGAGTGCACCGGAGAGACCGGAACTGGCAGAGGACTGCGCCTTGCCAAAGATATTTACCGTGCCGAAGGCTCCGAAGAGCAATCCCTGCCGATCCTTTATGATAAGAAATCAGGCCAAATCGTGAGCAACGAAAGCGCCGAAATTATCCGCATGTTGGATGCCTCTGCAGAGTCCCTTGGCGGC
The Ruegeria sp. SCSIO 43209 genome window above contains:
- a CDS encoding hemerythrin domain-containing protein; its protein translation is MLDKYTIRQDDMPKEMRFLLEKYPRDSWDAHPGFKEKTKHWLGAHLMFHHLAERIRLDTENVLNNDLGLDDYAGRLSHYGGNLVGSLHGHHGWEDRSYFPELSTADPRFDAGLELLEQDHADLNKVLDDFTRAANRVIKLSALDEAQAYDETGQLHATSKAIKAFLERHLSDEEELAVPIILHHRLRG
- a CDS encoding glutathione S-transferase C-terminal domain-containing protein, which produces MIDTSIEEDQTAITERRARGEFVRGVSGFRHAVGDPDFPAEPNRYHLFVALNCPWCHRVTLARSVLGLQDGVTMDVAFPNRTGKDDPEGPNLWEFAPNRIASLTSETLPECTGETGTGRGLRLAKDIYRAEGSEEQSLPILYDKKSGQIVSNESAEIIRMLDASAESLGGTIPAKRRVRLYPDDEALRQHIHNLNDLIYTAINNGAYKAGFSSDQTIYTAAFDAYFEALEQLEQLLSDGRPFLTGIHFTEADLRLFPTLYRHDPVYYVRMKLNGARILDYPYLWRWLCRVYALPGVANSGSLVHCRQGYFGRSWNGVVPRGPSKPMSYPEAYLRPDLAVL